The following coding sequences are from one Anser cygnoides isolate HZ-2024a breed goose chromosome 10, Taihu_goose_T2T_genome, whole genome shotgun sequence window:
- the LOC106048763 gene encoding semaphorin-3D isoform X1 codes for MGAEQDTRHRDRWSRGCFYEWRPPPAPPAPGPTLRAQLRALQPVRGAPAASCPWGPPGCSLKAAAPRRRDGEDGGSPWPQAAAGCPPALRPAAAAGHRRGVEAARPSPPCRLQSSRLLLTSGDGLGFQALLLDEDRAWLMVGAKNHIFLLHLDHPGREPEKIFWPASREQVEHCRLAGKDVETECANFIRLLQPYNSSHVFACGTGSYQPVCAFVQLGARGKGAGASLMRLVTHSLQSGRGRCPYSPRQPFTALLVDGEMYSGTSSDFMGSSAAFFRTWVRGAEQSYIRTEQNQDHWLHEPAFVGAFAIPDTYNPHDDKVYVFFRETALEAGQWDRRHIHARVARVCKNDVGGKRSLINRWSTFLKARLVCSIPGPQGTQTHFDQLEDVFLLRTRDPQNPLIFGLFTVSSGVFSGSAVCVYSMAAIRAAFSGPFAHKEGFDYRWVEYKGRVPYPRPGMCPSETYDPLLRSTKDFPDEVISFVRSHQLMWEPVQPEGRQPVLVRVNVPYRLRQLLVHRLETESRHYDVLFLGTDEGKVLKVGLASAGSHGTEVINLEEISVSKAPSPILDMKLSPKRQELLVSSTHGLLQLALYRCELYGKTCTDCCLARDPYCTWDGKTCAPHLLTEKRRARCQDVLKPDVLSQCQDTAEGTAVATEKLVFGVEKNSTFLECLARSPQTTIRWLARRGEGSGLSEIRTGGHFVVLEQGLLIRQLGREDAATYECQAVERSFSRPLTRYSLRVIQHEAMEVPPYRRSKGVEGPRTDLRALGAPGTSLDTYCNALWHQERQRQKAWHQKWQHRSPESKSSRVRRQPQPL; via the exons ATGGGGGCCGAGCAGGACACTCGGCACCGGGACAGATGGTCCCGGGGCTGCTTTTATGAATGGAGGCCGCctccggcccccccggcccccggccccaccCTGCGCGCCCAGCTCCGCGCGCTGCAGCCGGTGCGGGGGGCGCCCGCAGCTTCTTGCCCGTGGGGTCCGCCGGGCTGCTCG CTGAAGGCGGCAGCACCGCGGCGGCGCGATGGCGAGGACGGGGGCTCCCCGTGGCCGCAGGCTGCCgctggctgccctcctgctctgcGCCCTGCTGCCGCAGCCGGACACCGCCGGGGCGTGGAAGCAGCACGCCCCTCGCCTCCGTGTCGCCTACAAAG CTCCCGCCTCTTGCTGACCTCAGGGGACGGGCTGGGTTTCCAAGCCCTCCTGCTGGATGAAGACAGGGCCTGGCTGATGGTGGGAGCCAAAAACCACATCTTCCTGCTCCATCTCGACCATCCTGGCAGAGAGCCCGAGAAG ATCTTCTGGCCAGCCTCCAGGGAGCAGGTTGAACATTGCCGGCTGGCGGGGAAGGATGTAGAG ACCGAGTGCGCCAACTTCATCCGCCTCCTGCAGCCCTACAACAGCAGCCACGTGTTTGCCTGCGGGACGGGCTCCTACCAGCCCGTCTGTGCCTTCGTCCAGCTGGGAGCCCGGGGCAAG GGTGCCGGGGCCTCCCTGATGCGGCTGGTGACCCACTCCCTGCAGTCGGGGCGAGGACGGTGCCCGTACAGCCCCCGCCAGCCCTTCACCGCGCTCCTTGTCG ATGGGGAGATGTATTCGGGCACCTCCAGTGACTTCATGGGCAGCAGCGCCGCCTTCTTCCGGACCTGGGTGCGCGGGGCCGAGCAGAGCTACATCCGCACGGAGCAGAACCAGGACCACTGGCTGCACG AGCCTGCGTTTGTGGGTGCCTTCGCCATCCCCGACACCTACAACCCGCACGATGACAAGGTCTACGTCTTCTTCCGCGAGACGGCCCTGGAGGCTGGGCAGTGGGACAGGCGGCACATCCATGCTAGGGTGGCCCGGGTCTGCAAG AACGACGTCGGAGGGAAGCGCAGCCTCATCAACCGCTGGAGCACGTTCCTCAAGGCCCGCTTGGTGTGCTCCATCCCAGGGCCGCAGGGCACCCAGACGCACTTTGACCAGCTGG AGGATGTTTTCCTCCTCCGCACCCGGGACCCTCAGAATCCCCTCATCTTCGGCCTCTTCACGGTCTCCAG CGGTGTCTTCAGCGGCTCCGCGGTGTGCGTCTACTCCATGGCTGCCATCAGAGCGGCCTTCAGCGGCCCCTTCGCGCACAAGGAGGGATTCGACTACCGCTGGGTGGAATACAAGGGACGTGTCCCCTACCCCCGGCCCGGCATG TGCCCCAGCGAGACGTACGACCCCCTCCTGCGCTCCACCAAGGACTTCCCCGACGAGGTGATCAGCTTCGTGCGCTCCCACCAGCTGATGTGGGAGCCCGTGCAGCCGGAGGGCCGCCAGCCCGTCCTGGTGCGGGTCAACGTTCCCTACCGGCTGCGGCAGCTGCTGGTGCACCGGCTGGAGACAGAGAGCCGGCACTACGACGTGCTCTTCCTCGGCACGG ATGAGGGTAAGGTTCTGAAGGTGGGGCTGGCCAGTGCGGGGAGCCACGGCACCGAGGTGATTAACCTGGAGGAGATCAGCGTCTCTAAG gCACCTTCTCCCATCCTGGACATGAAGCTGTCACCGAAGCGG caggagctgttgGTGAGCAGCACCCACGGGCTGCTCCAGCTCGCCCTGTACCGCTGCGAGCTCTACGGCAAAACCTGCACGGACTGCTGCCTGGCCAGGGACCCCTACTGCACCTGGGACGGCAAGACCTGCGCCCCGCACCTGCTCACAGAGAAGAG GCGTGCCCGGTGCCAGGACGTGCTGAAGCCCGATGTGCTCAGCCAGTGCCAGGATACGGCAGAAG GGACAGCGGTGGCCACGGAGAAGCTGGTTTTCGGTGTGGAGAAGAACTCCACCTTCCTCGAGTGCCTGGCGCGCTCCCCGCAGACGACGATCCGGTGGCTGGCGCGGCGCGGCGAGGGGTCGGGGCTGAGCGAG ATCAGGACCGGCGGCCACTTcgtggtgctggagcaggggctgctgatccgccagctgggcagggaggatGCCGCCACCTATGAGTGCCAGGCCGTGGAGCGCTCCTTCTCCCGGCCCCTCACCCGCTACAGCCTCCGCGTCATCCAGCACGAAGCGATGGAGGTGCCGCCATACCGACGCAGCAAGGGGGTCGAGGGCCCCCGGACGGACCTGCGAGCCTTGGGGGCACCAGGCACCAGCCTCGACACCTACTGCAACGCCCTGTGGCACCAGGAAAGGCAGCGGCAGAAAGCCTGGCACCAGAAGTGGCAACACCGGTCCCCGGAGAGCAAGAGCAGCCGCGTGcgcaggcagccccagccgcTGTAA
- the LOC106048763 gene encoding semaphorin-3D isoform X3: MGAEQDTRHRDRWSRGCFYEWRPPPAPPAPGPTLRAQLRALQPVRGAPAASCPWGPPGCSLKAAAPRRRDGEDGGSPWPQAAAGCPPALRPAAAAGHRRGVEAARPSPPCRLQSSRLLLTSGDGLGFQALLLDEDRAWLMVGAKNHIFLLHLDHPGREPEKIFWPASREQVEHCRLAGKDVETECANFIRLLQPYNSSHVFACGTGSYQPVCAFVQLGARGKGAGASLMRLVTHSLQSGRGRCPYSPRQPFTALLVDGEMYSGTSSDFMGSSAAFFRTWVRGAEQSYIRTEQNQDHWLHEPAFVGAFAIPDTYNPHDDKVYVFFRETALEAGQWDRRHIHARVARVCKNDVGGKRSLINRWSTFLKARLVCSIPGPQGTQTHFDQLEDVFLLRTRDPQNPLIFGLFTVSSGVFSGSAVCVYSMAAIRAAFSGPFAHKEGFDYRWVEYKGRVPYPRPGMCPSETYDPLLRSTKDFPDEVISFVRSHQLMWEPVQPEGRQPVLVRVNVPYRLRQLLVHRLETESRHYDVLFLGTDEGKVLKVGLASAGSHGTEVINLEEISVSKAPSPILDMKLSPKRQELLVSSTHGLLQLALYRCELYGKTCTDCCLARDPYCTWDGKTCAPHLLTEKRRARCQDVLKPDVLSQCQDTAEGTAVATEKLVFGVEKNSTFLECLARSPQTTIRWLARRGEGSGLSEDRRPLRGAGAGAADPPAGQGGCRHL, translated from the exons ATGGGGGCCGAGCAGGACACTCGGCACCGGGACAGATGGTCCCGGGGCTGCTTTTATGAATGGAGGCCGCctccggcccccccggcccccggccccaccCTGCGCGCCCAGCTCCGCGCGCTGCAGCCGGTGCGGGGGGCGCCCGCAGCTTCTTGCCCGTGGGGTCCGCCGGGCTGCTCG CTGAAGGCGGCAGCACCGCGGCGGCGCGATGGCGAGGACGGGGGCTCCCCGTGGCCGCAGGCTGCCgctggctgccctcctgctctgcGCCCTGCTGCCGCAGCCGGACACCGCCGGGGCGTGGAAGCAGCACGCCCCTCGCCTCCGTGTCGCCTACAAAG CTCCCGCCTCTTGCTGACCTCAGGGGACGGGCTGGGTTTCCAAGCCCTCCTGCTGGATGAAGACAGGGCCTGGCTGATGGTGGGAGCCAAAAACCACATCTTCCTGCTCCATCTCGACCATCCTGGCAGAGAGCCCGAGAAG ATCTTCTGGCCAGCCTCCAGGGAGCAGGTTGAACATTGCCGGCTGGCGGGGAAGGATGTAGAG ACCGAGTGCGCCAACTTCATCCGCCTCCTGCAGCCCTACAACAGCAGCCACGTGTTTGCCTGCGGGACGGGCTCCTACCAGCCCGTCTGTGCCTTCGTCCAGCTGGGAGCCCGGGGCAAG GGTGCCGGGGCCTCCCTGATGCGGCTGGTGACCCACTCCCTGCAGTCGGGGCGAGGACGGTGCCCGTACAGCCCCCGCCAGCCCTTCACCGCGCTCCTTGTCG ATGGGGAGATGTATTCGGGCACCTCCAGTGACTTCATGGGCAGCAGCGCCGCCTTCTTCCGGACCTGGGTGCGCGGGGCCGAGCAGAGCTACATCCGCACGGAGCAGAACCAGGACCACTGGCTGCACG AGCCTGCGTTTGTGGGTGCCTTCGCCATCCCCGACACCTACAACCCGCACGATGACAAGGTCTACGTCTTCTTCCGCGAGACGGCCCTGGAGGCTGGGCAGTGGGACAGGCGGCACATCCATGCTAGGGTGGCCCGGGTCTGCAAG AACGACGTCGGAGGGAAGCGCAGCCTCATCAACCGCTGGAGCACGTTCCTCAAGGCCCGCTTGGTGTGCTCCATCCCAGGGCCGCAGGGCACCCAGACGCACTTTGACCAGCTGG AGGATGTTTTCCTCCTCCGCACCCGGGACCCTCAGAATCCCCTCATCTTCGGCCTCTTCACGGTCTCCAG CGGTGTCTTCAGCGGCTCCGCGGTGTGCGTCTACTCCATGGCTGCCATCAGAGCGGCCTTCAGCGGCCCCTTCGCGCACAAGGAGGGATTCGACTACCGCTGGGTGGAATACAAGGGACGTGTCCCCTACCCCCGGCCCGGCATG TGCCCCAGCGAGACGTACGACCCCCTCCTGCGCTCCACCAAGGACTTCCCCGACGAGGTGATCAGCTTCGTGCGCTCCCACCAGCTGATGTGGGAGCCCGTGCAGCCGGAGGGCCGCCAGCCCGTCCTGGTGCGGGTCAACGTTCCCTACCGGCTGCGGCAGCTGCTGGTGCACCGGCTGGAGACAGAGAGCCGGCACTACGACGTGCTCTTCCTCGGCACGG ATGAGGGTAAGGTTCTGAAGGTGGGGCTGGCCAGTGCGGGGAGCCACGGCACCGAGGTGATTAACCTGGAGGAGATCAGCGTCTCTAAG gCACCTTCTCCCATCCTGGACATGAAGCTGTCACCGAAGCGG caggagctgttgGTGAGCAGCACCCACGGGCTGCTCCAGCTCGCCCTGTACCGCTGCGAGCTCTACGGCAAAACCTGCACGGACTGCTGCCTGGCCAGGGACCCCTACTGCACCTGGGACGGCAAGACCTGCGCCCCGCACCTGCTCACAGAGAAGAG GCGTGCCCGGTGCCAGGACGTGCTGAAGCCCGATGTGCTCAGCCAGTGCCAGGATACGGCAGAAG GGACAGCGGTGGCCACGGAGAAGCTGGTTTTCGGTGTGGAGAAGAACTCCACCTTCCTCGAGTGCCTGGCGCGCTCCCCGCAGACGACGATCCGGTGGCTGGCGCGGCGCGGCGAGGGGTCGGGGCTGAGCGAG GACCGGCGGCCACTTcgtggtgctggagcaggggctgctgatccgccagctgggcagggaggatGCCGCCACCTATGA
- the LOC106048763 gene encoding semaphorin-3D isoform X2, producing the protein MARTGAPRGRRLPLAALLLCALLPQPDTAGAWKQHAPRLRVAYKDLLKSNSSRLLLTSGDGLGFQALLLDEDRAWLMVGAKNHIFLLHLDHPGREPEKIFWPASREQVEHCRLAGKDVETECANFIRLLQPYNSSHVFACGTGSYQPVCAFVQLGARGKGAGASLMRLVTHSLQSGRGRCPYSPRQPFTALLVDGEMYSGTSSDFMGSSAAFFRTWVRGAEQSYIRTEQNQDHWLHEPAFVGAFAIPDTYNPHDDKVYVFFRETALEAGQWDRRHIHARVARVCKNDVGGKRSLINRWSTFLKARLVCSIPGPQGTQTHFDQLEDVFLLRTRDPQNPLIFGLFTVSSGVFSGSAVCVYSMAAIRAAFSGPFAHKEGFDYRWVEYKGRVPYPRPGMCPSETYDPLLRSTKDFPDEVISFVRSHQLMWEPVQPEGRQPVLVRVNVPYRLRQLLVHRLETESRHYDVLFLGTDEGKVLKVGLASAGSHGTEVINLEEISVSKAPSPILDMKLSPKRQELLVSSTHGLLQLALYRCELYGKTCTDCCLARDPYCTWDGKTCAPHLLTEKRRARCQDVLKPDVLSQCQDTAEGTAVATEKLVFGVEKNSTFLECLARSPQTTIRWLARRGEGSGLSEIRTGGHFVVLEQGLLIRQLGREDAATYECQAVERSFSRPLTRYSLRVIQHEAMEVPPYRRSKGVEGPRTDLRALGAPGTSLDTYCNALWHQERQRQKAWHQKWQHRSPESKSSRVRRQPQPL; encoded by the exons ATGGCGAGGACGGGGGCTCCCCGTGGCCGCAGGCTGCCgctggctgccctcctgctctgcGCCCTGCTGCCGCAGCCGGACACCGCCGGGGCGTGGAAGCAGCACGCCCCTCGCCTCCGTGTCGCCTACAAAG ACCTGCTGAAATCCAACAGCTCCCGCCTCTTGCTGACCTCAGGGGACGGGCTGGGTTTCCAAGCCCTCCTGCTGGATGAAGACAGGGCCTGGCTGATGGTGGGAGCCAAAAACCACATCTTCCTGCTCCATCTCGACCATCCTGGCAGAGAGCCCGAGAAG ATCTTCTGGCCAGCCTCCAGGGAGCAGGTTGAACATTGCCGGCTGGCGGGGAAGGATGTAGAG ACCGAGTGCGCCAACTTCATCCGCCTCCTGCAGCCCTACAACAGCAGCCACGTGTTTGCCTGCGGGACGGGCTCCTACCAGCCCGTCTGTGCCTTCGTCCAGCTGGGAGCCCGGGGCAAG GGTGCCGGGGCCTCCCTGATGCGGCTGGTGACCCACTCCCTGCAGTCGGGGCGAGGACGGTGCCCGTACAGCCCCCGCCAGCCCTTCACCGCGCTCCTTGTCG ATGGGGAGATGTATTCGGGCACCTCCAGTGACTTCATGGGCAGCAGCGCCGCCTTCTTCCGGACCTGGGTGCGCGGGGCCGAGCAGAGCTACATCCGCACGGAGCAGAACCAGGACCACTGGCTGCACG AGCCTGCGTTTGTGGGTGCCTTCGCCATCCCCGACACCTACAACCCGCACGATGACAAGGTCTACGTCTTCTTCCGCGAGACGGCCCTGGAGGCTGGGCAGTGGGACAGGCGGCACATCCATGCTAGGGTGGCCCGGGTCTGCAAG AACGACGTCGGAGGGAAGCGCAGCCTCATCAACCGCTGGAGCACGTTCCTCAAGGCCCGCTTGGTGTGCTCCATCCCAGGGCCGCAGGGCACCCAGACGCACTTTGACCAGCTGG AGGATGTTTTCCTCCTCCGCACCCGGGACCCTCAGAATCCCCTCATCTTCGGCCTCTTCACGGTCTCCAG CGGTGTCTTCAGCGGCTCCGCGGTGTGCGTCTACTCCATGGCTGCCATCAGAGCGGCCTTCAGCGGCCCCTTCGCGCACAAGGAGGGATTCGACTACCGCTGGGTGGAATACAAGGGACGTGTCCCCTACCCCCGGCCCGGCATG TGCCCCAGCGAGACGTACGACCCCCTCCTGCGCTCCACCAAGGACTTCCCCGACGAGGTGATCAGCTTCGTGCGCTCCCACCAGCTGATGTGGGAGCCCGTGCAGCCGGAGGGCCGCCAGCCCGTCCTGGTGCGGGTCAACGTTCCCTACCGGCTGCGGCAGCTGCTGGTGCACCGGCTGGAGACAGAGAGCCGGCACTACGACGTGCTCTTCCTCGGCACGG ATGAGGGTAAGGTTCTGAAGGTGGGGCTGGCCAGTGCGGGGAGCCACGGCACCGAGGTGATTAACCTGGAGGAGATCAGCGTCTCTAAG gCACCTTCTCCCATCCTGGACATGAAGCTGTCACCGAAGCGG caggagctgttgGTGAGCAGCACCCACGGGCTGCTCCAGCTCGCCCTGTACCGCTGCGAGCTCTACGGCAAAACCTGCACGGACTGCTGCCTGGCCAGGGACCCCTACTGCACCTGGGACGGCAAGACCTGCGCCCCGCACCTGCTCACAGAGAAGAG GCGTGCCCGGTGCCAGGACGTGCTGAAGCCCGATGTGCTCAGCCAGTGCCAGGATACGGCAGAAG GGACAGCGGTGGCCACGGAGAAGCTGGTTTTCGGTGTGGAGAAGAACTCCACCTTCCTCGAGTGCCTGGCGCGCTCCCCGCAGACGACGATCCGGTGGCTGGCGCGGCGCGGCGAGGGGTCGGGGCTGAGCGAG ATCAGGACCGGCGGCCACTTcgtggtgctggagcaggggctgctgatccgccagctgggcagggaggatGCCGCCACCTATGAGTGCCAGGCCGTGGAGCGCTCCTTCTCCCGGCCCCTCACCCGCTACAGCCTCCGCGTCATCCAGCACGAAGCGATGGAGGTGCCGCCATACCGACGCAGCAAGGGGGTCGAGGGCCCCCGGACGGACCTGCGAGCCTTGGGGGCACCAGGCACCAGCCTCGACACCTACTGCAACGCCCTGTGGCACCAGGAAAGGCAGCGGCAGAAAGCCTGGCACCAGAAGTGGCAACACCGGTCCCCGGAGAGCAAGAGCAGCCGCGTGcgcaggcagccccagccgcTGTAA